Proteins encoded by one window of Rhodamnia argentea isolate NSW1041297 chromosome 6, ASM2092103v1, whole genome shotgun sequence:
- the LOC115749419 gene encoding subtilisin-like protease SBT3.18, translating into MEEHHHAHDHLHSFWSLSLLLSFLFIYSACSSEPYVHIVYLGHCPQQDHQLTSDLHQQLLLNVFESEEDAVRSMIYSYTHGFSGFAAKLTLDQAGAIARKEGVVSVFRSKILELHTTRSRDFMGLPLRETLDDDEAPHGPFSSAFSDDVIVGVFDSGIWPESASFREEPGMGPIPRTWKGECISGQSFNPSIACNRKLIGARYYLTVREQQLGPLDIASDTEYRSPRDRLGHGTHTASTAVGSIVHGANFFELGSGTARGGAPRARLIVYKVCWNKTGDGIGKCSEADIMAAFDGATRDGVHIISASFGTSIAQLLPFFVPSADIGSFHAMRKGVTVVFSAGNYDYSPDPSTVKNVAPWSISVAASTIDRSFPTRMVFDNTITNLIVMGQSLITTQIDANLADARSHFYNGTCSRGRWNNISASGRVILCFSTVGLITSVEAVDAVKKAGGLGLIFVEPLAGQVAYVDVVPTVYVDIYQGTKILHYLGSSEWRPIVQITPTGSVVGKVPGPVVAYFSCRGPSALSPDILKPDLSAPGVNILAAWPPNTPPARSSSDTRSVNWNFQSGTSMSCPHVTGTAALVKSAHPDWSPAAIRSAAMTTAYTKDTNSEYFLSGGSTKPSDPFDIGAGHINPTKAIDPGLVYDTKAGDYVIFLCNLGYTQEEIAKLVLPGTDKTCPRVPTSNSNLNYPSITVSDLRTTMTIRRSVRNVGRNRNAVYIPRVFGPSGVEVAIWPRLLVFSRYRDENTYYVTLNPRKRSEGRYDFGEITWSDGFHTVRSPPTVCVNNSGYGAESMSYT; encoded by the exons ATGGAAGAACATCATCATGCCCATGATCATCTCCACTCTTTCTGGAGCCTATCGCTCTtgctttccttccttttcatttACTCGGCATGCTCGTCCGAACCATAT GTTCATATAGTCTACTTAGGGCACTGCCCACAACAAGATCATCAACTCACCTCGGACTTGCATCAGCAACTCCTTCTTAACGTTTTCGAAAG TGAAGAAGATGCCGTACGGTCCATGATATATTCCTACACGCACGGGTTCTCCGGTTTCGCGGCGAAACTCACGTTGGACCAAGCCGGCGCTATAGCTA GAAAGGAAGGAGTAGTGTCGGTGTTCCGGAGCAAGATTCTGGAGCTGCACACGACGAGGAGCCGGGACTTCATGGGCCTTCCATTACGGGAGACCCTTGATGATGACGAAGCCCCTCATGGTCCATTCTCATCCGCCTTCAGCGATGACGTCATTGTGGGGGTCTTTGACTCGG GGATATGGCCCGAATCCGCAAGTTTTCGAGAAGAGCCTGGAATGGGCCCGATCCCGCGGACTTGGAAGGGAGAGTGCATATCGGGCCAGAGTTTCAACCCATCAATCGCATGCAACCGCAAGCTTATCGGAGCTCGGTACTACTTAACAGTGCGGGAGCAGCAGCTCGGCCCGCTTGACATTGCTTCCGACACCGAGTACCGCTCGCCTCGGGATCGGCTTGGCCACGGCACTCACACGGCCTCCACCGCCGTTGGTTCCATCGTCCACGGCGCTAACTTCTTTGAGCTTGGCTCGGGCACGGCTCGGGGCGGGGCCCCGAGGGCTCGACTCATTGTGTACAAAGTCTGCTGGAATAAGACGGGTGACGGCATTGGCAAGTGCAGCGAGGCCGACATTATGGCGGCTTTCGATGGTGCCACGAGGGACGGCGTCCACATAATATCCGCGTCGTTTGGCACGTCGATCGCGCAGTTGCTCCCGTTCTTCGTCCCGAGCGCGGACATTGGGAGCTTCCACGCCATGCGGAAGGGCGTGACAGTGGTGTTCTCGGCGGGGAACTACGACTACTCGCCAGATCCGTCGACGGTCAAGAATGTGGCCCCGTGGTCGATCTCCGTCGCGGCTTCGACGATTGACCGCTCATTCCCGACGCGGATGGTCTTCGACAACACGATCACCAACTTGATTGTCATG GGACAAAGCTTGATCACCACCCAAATAGATGCAAACTTGGCGGATGCTCGCTCGCATTTTTACAACGG GACTTGTTCTCGGGGAAGATGGAACAACATATCGGCTTCCGGCAGAGTCATCCTATGCTTTTCAACGGTGGGATTGATAACAAGTGTCGAGGCGGTAGATGCGGTCAAGAAGGCTGGTGGATTGGGGTTGATCTTCGTCGAGCCTCTAGCCGGGCAAGTCGCTTATGTCGACGTGGTCCCAACGGTTTACGTCGATATTTACCAAGGCACGAAGATCTTACACTACCTCGGTTCGTCCGAATG GCGCCCGATAGTGCAAATAACGCCGACCGGATCGGTAGTTGGGAAGGTGCCAGGCCCGGTAGTGGCATACTTTTCATGCAGAGGACCTAGCGCTCTATCGCCCGATATTCTCAAG CCGGATTTAAGTGCTCCAGGAGTCAACATTCTAGCGGCATGGCCTCCAAATACACCACCGGCTCGGTCTTCTTCGGACACCCGCTCGGTGAATTGGAATTTCCAATCGGGAACGTCCATGTCGTGCCCTCATGTAACAGGCACAGCTGCACTTGTCAAATCGGCTCACCCAGATTGGTCTCCGGCGGCCATAAGATCGGCGGCGATGACAACCG CTTACACCAAGGACACCAATTCTGAATATTTCCTATCCGGCGGATCCACGAAACCCTCTGACCCATTTGACATTGGCGCCGGCCACATAAACCCGACAAAAGCCATCGATCCAGGGCTAGTTTATGACACGAAAGCCGGCGACTACGTCATCTTCCTCTGCAACCTCGGTTATACCCAGGAAGAGATAGCAAAGTTGGTCCTTCCGGGGACCGACAAAACTTGCCCACGTGTTCCCACCAGCAACTCCAACCTCAACTACCCCTCGATCACTGTCTCGGATCTCCGGACTACAATGACAATCCGGCGGAGTGTGCGAAACGTGGGCCGAAACAGGAACGCGGTCTATATTCCACGCGTCTTCGGTCCTAGTGGAGTGGAGGTAGCGATTTGGCCCCGATTGCTGGTTTTCTCACGCTATAGGGATGAGAACACGTATTACGTGACATTGAACCCGCGGAAGAGATCCGAGGGGAGGTACGACTTCGGTGAAATCACGTGGTCCGACGGATTCCACACGGTTAGGAGTCCACCGACCGTTTGTGTGAACAATAGCGGTTATGGTGCTGAGTCCATGTCCTACACATAA